Proteins from a single region of Thermotoga maritima MSB8:
- a CDS encoding ABC transporter ATP-binding protein: MNLRSIQKILRFYSLIRKRFLVLIVIGGFLATSSVVFDFFIPLLVRDVIDGLAGLELRLNTIYLLGFLYALSFVLTYAGDQIYLKAKYRAVADLSSRIFSQSFFFPWQKLKQQGSAYYATLINHQLNDAFFLLDYGFFQNVLVIIRSVFILATVFVWNKAFFGLFVANAVIVGIYLNIIGRVTERPYAQMYEILRRVTGFITETFENIHEVLAGEAQKKRQKECETMYQQVADTVLKAELPRSRFDKLMVNLPEYFTRLFILTYGAYLVIDGKMTVGTIWALWTYFSFVTAPLYMFRELARVITRVSANLDAVLDYFDEVKRAEETFKKREIKPVPGSPVYELIDVTFGFEPGKPILKQVSFTIQPREIAAIVGLSGEGKSTLLNILLGLEQNYEGVVKLFGNDLKQVMPSAVFEHVAFYSQNVGIFNDTLENNIVLGREYDEKKLERIIKELGIEHLRGRKLGEGGSFVSGGEKQRIQLARLFYADKPVVVLDEPLTNLDTITEKFLLEKLIEFLKEKTAIMISHKPNIIRVASKIIFLENGKVSSVGGFEELMQNNTTFRRIIETYVNESKRIADKDV, translated from the coding sequence ATGAATCTCAGGAGTATCCAGAAAATTCTTCGCTTTTACTCTCTGATTCGAAAGCGTTTTCTGGTGCTCATAGTTATAGGTGGCTTTCTTGCAACGTCTTCGGTCGTGTTCGATTTCTTCATCCCTCTTCTTGTGAGAGATGTCATCGATGGGCTGGCCGGACTGGAACTGAGGTTAAACACGATCTACCTTCTTGGATTTCTCTATGCACTGTCTTTCGTTCTTACGTACGCTGGAGACCAGATCTACCTGAAAGCAAAGTACAGAGCCGTAGCAGATCTGTCCAGTCGCATTTTCAGCCAGTCGTTTTTCTTTCCCTGGCAAAAGCTAAAACAACAGGGCTCTGCCTACTATGCCACTCTGATAAACCATCAACTCAACGACGCATTTTTCCTGCTGGATTACGGATTTTTTCAGAACGTTCTGGTGATAATACGTAGTGTATTCATACTGGCAACCGTCTTCGTATGGAACAAAGCCTTTTTTGGCCTGTTTGTGGCAAACGCTGTGATAGTCGGTATTTATCTGAACATCATCGGCAGAGTAACCGAACGGCCGTACGCACAGATGTATGAAATTCTACGTCGTGTAACAGGTTTCATCACCGAGACGTTTGAAAACATCCACGAAGTACTTGCCGGAGAAGCTCAAAAGAAACGTCAGAAAGAGTGCGAGACGATGTATCAGCAGGTGGCAGACACCGTTTTGAAGGCAGAACTTCCCCGCTCAAGATTCGACAAACTGATGGTGAACCTGCCGGAGTATTTCACACGGCTCTTCATTCTCACCTACGGAGCATACCTTGTGATAGACGGAAAGATGACCGTGGGAACGATATGGGCACTGTGGACATACTTTTCTTTTGTGACGGCACCTCTGTACATGTTCAGAGAACTGGCACGTGTCATAACACGAGTGTCGGCGAACCTCGATGCTGTACTTGACTACTTCGATGAGGTAAAACGTGCTGAAGAGACCTTCAAAAAACGTGAAATAAAACCCGTTCCCGGAAGTCCTGTTTATGAACTGATAGACGTTACTTTTGGCTTCGAGCCAGGAAAACCCATTTTAAAGCAGGTCAGTTTCACGATTCAACCCCGTGAAATTGCTGCCATAGTGGGACTTTCCGGAGAAGGAAAGTCCACTCTGCTGAACATACTGCTTGGCCTGGAACAGAACTACGAAGGTGTGGTGAAACTCTTTGGAAACGATCTGAAGCAGGTAATGCCCTCGGCTGTTTTCGAACATGTTGCTTTTTATTCTCAGAACGTCGGTATATTCAACGACACTCTGGAAAACAACATAGTTCTTGGAAGAGAGTACGATGAGAAAAAACTCGAAAGAATCATAAAAGAACTTGGAATAGAACATCTGAGAGGAAGAAAACTTGGAGAAGGAGGAAGTTTCGTCTCAGGAGGAGAAAAACAGAGGATACAACTTGCCAGACTCTTCTATGCAGACAAACCAGTTGTTGTTCTGGATGAACCTCTCACAAACCTGGACACGATAACAGAAAAATTCTTACTGGAGAAATTGATTGAATTTTTGAAAGAAAAAACAGCCATCATGATATCGCACAAACCGAATATCATAAGGGTTGCGAGTAAGATAATCTTCCTTGAAAACGGAAAAGTTTCGTCTGTCGGAGGGTTCGAAGAGTTGATGCAAAACAACACAACGTTCAGAAGGATAATAGAAACGTACGTGAATGAATCGAAAAGGATCGCTGATAAAGATGTCTGA
- a CDS encoding ABC transporter ATP-binding protein gives MRKVVEVSGVRKSFGELRVLDKVDFYAEEGDFKVIVGENGSGKSTLLKIMIGLLLPDDGEVKVLGVDVKKHWKKLSARIGVVLANERSLYWKLTAWENLDIFGGVYGVPKKVRRERMEELLKRFGLFEYKDKPVEEFSTGMRKKLMICKALIHDPEVLFIDEILNGLDPPSVREMVGFLDERNRRGLTIVMISHVLHVLPENACVVLLRNGRVQMEVRYKDIRSERSEVYEVFENLIRGRNMDEEDTPSGSEGDEDKA, from the coding sequence ATGAGAAAAGTCGTAGAAGTGTCCGGTGTCAGGAAATCCTTCGGAGAACTTCGAGTTCTCGATAAAGTTGATTTTTACGCAGAAGAGGGAGACTTCAAGGTAATCGTCGGCGAGAACGGTTCGGGAAAAAGCACACTGCTGAAAATCATGATAGGTCTCTTGCTTCCTGACGATGGGGAAGTGAAGGTTCTCGGCGTTGATGTGAAAAAGCACTGGAAGAAACTATCTGCGAGAATAGGGGTGGTTCTTGCAAACGAGAGAAGTCTGTACTGGAAACTCACTGCCTGGGAAAACCTCGATATCTTTGGGGGTGTATACGGCGTACCGAAAAAAGTCAGAAGAGAACGAATGGAAGAGCTTCTCAAAAGATTCGGTCTGTTCGAATACAAAGACAAACCCGTCGAAGAGTTTTCAACGGGCATGAGGAAAAAGTTGATGATTTGTAAAGCGCTAATTCACGATCCAGAGGTACTGTTCATCGACGAGATACTCAACGGTCTGGATCCACCGTCGGTGCGTGAAATGGTCGGTTTTTTGGATGAACGGAACAGGAGGGGATTGACTATCGTAATGATAAGTCATGTACTTCACGTTCTTCCCGAGAATGCCTGCGTTGTTCTTCTTAGAAACGGTCGTGTACAGATGGAAGTGAGATACAAGGATATCCGCAGCGAAAGAAGCGAAGTATATGAGGTGTTCGAAAACCTCATCAGGGGGCGAAATATGGATGAGGAAGATACTCCATCTGGTTCTGAAGGAGATGAAGATAAGGCTTAA
- a CDS encoding aldo/keto reductase produces MEKRVLGKTGEKLSVVGFGGIVVMNESVESAKKIVARAIERGINYFDVAPSYGDAEEKLGPALKPYRDQVFLACKTMERTKEGAWKELNESLKRLQTDHFDLYQFHAVTTLDEVEAIFSPNGAIEAFLKAKEEGLIRYIGFSAHSEEAALSMLERFDFDTVLFPLNWASWLGKGFGKRLYSKAREKNMGILAIKALAKRRLEEGEEKRWEKCWYHPVDDFEEASMALRFTLSLPVTAAVSPSHQEFLWWMCQIVENQGTKISEEELQILKEKAQKLTPVFPLDHS; encoded by the coding sequence GTGGAAAAAAGAGTTCTGGGGAAAACAGGTGAAAAGCTCTCTGTGGTCGGATTCGGCGGAATCGTTGTGATGAACGAGTCCGTGGAATCTGCAAAAAAGATAGTTGCCAGAGCGATCGAGAGGGGCATAAACTACTTCGACGTTGCTCCTTCCTACGGAGACGCCGAGGAAAAACTTGGCCCAGCGCTGAAGCCTTACAGAGACCAGGTGTTTCTGGCCTGTAAAACGATGGAGAGAACAAAAGAAGGTGCCTGGAAAGAATTGAACGAATCTCTGAAGAGACTCCAGACGGATCACTTTGACCTTTATCAGTTCCATGCTGTGACCACGCTCGATGAGGTGGAGGCCATCTTTTCACCGAATGGAGCTATAGAGGCCTTTTTGAAGGCAAAAGAAGAAGGACTGATAAGGTACATCGGTTTTTCTGCTCACAGTGAGGAAGCTGCACTTTCGATGCTGGAAAGGTTCGATTTCGATACGGTACTTTTTCCACTGAACTGGGCAAGCTGGCTGGGAAAAGGATTTGGCAAAAGACTTTACAGCAAAGCCCGGGAGAAAAACATGGGAATTCTGGCAATAAAGGCTCTGGCAAAAAGACGTCTGGAGGAAGGAGAAGAAAAACGCTGGGAAAAATGCTGGTATCATCCTGTGGATGATTTCGAAGAAGCATCCATGGCACTTCGCTTCACACTATCACTGCCCGTCACCGCAGCTGTGAGTCCAAGTCACCAGGAATTTCTCTGGTGGATGTGTCAAATCGTTGAAAATCAGGGAACAAAAATCAGCGAAGAAGAACTGCAGATACTGAAAGAAAAAGCACAGAAACTGACACCCGTTTTCCCACTCGATCACTCTTGA
- a CDS encoding ABC transporter permease, with the protein MEAAVVVAYSYFVLKLEFAISNPVMFACSFLILVLSFISTSFVFATLLTLSKNAFSWMSTIQYPVYFISGMLFPIDILPKWIRVISSFLPISWSVTLMRDSFEVGSAGKDLIFNALLLTLFYFLLGHVLFKKIERKSRAEGELV; encoded by the coding sequence ATGGAAGCCGCCGTGGTTGTGGCTTATTCTTATTTTGTCTTGAAGTTGGAGTTTGCCATTTCGAATCCCGTGATGTTTGCCTGTTCGTTTCTGATACTGGTCCTTTCCTTCATTTCCACCTCTTTCGTTTTTGCAACGCTTTTGACACTCTCAAAGAACGCCTTTTCATGGATGTCAACGATCCAGTATCCGGTGTATTTCATCTCGGGAATGCTCTTTCCGATAGACATTCTTCCAAAATGGATTCGGGTGATTTCCAGTTTCCTTCCCATAAGCTGGTCAGTTACGCTGATGAGAGATTCCTTTGAAGTTGGCAGTGCTGGAAAGGATTTGATTTTCAACGCACTTTTACTCACGCTTTTTTACTTTCTTTTAGGACATGTTCTTTTCAAAAAGATAGAAAGAAAAAGCAGAGCGGAAGGGGAGCTGGTTTGA
- a CDS encoding radical SAM/SPASM domain-containing protein yields MSGYKFSDFLIKVQEKNRILLYNVLLRSYAETNVDELRRLQAALNGANEEFLLSTFVDRGIVLENHINEYALFKYISNKIKYDRSVLSITDVITLNCNLNCIYCMQQGIKPHNKERNGSLSPQDRVNLWLALMDLFDTKTIAVTFFGGEPSLYPEKLSEIIRIAEKEQVPIKQYNIITNGVSFSNHMFEVLSNSKFRFIQITIDGPKNIHDKRRISQNYDGTWEVIIDNINKLLNKTNLTIVIHTVLDRMNSEEKYGMMIDELIDIFGKNTIKERFLFNIGLLSHPNSSCAYTIENIPDIAEYANIYVNTIKVALERDIFLLDFLNIWPCTYHKETDLVVAPNGDLYNCISGVGREEFRICSYSEFLNSPIDFLRRYSQFMENDNTDNECKDCIYLPICNGGCRFNAYILKTKKDCWKVFHQNSYPELLRLFSKFRERVKLV; encoded by the coding sequence ATGTCAGGGTACAAATTCTCGGATTTTCTCATTAAAGTACAAGAAAAGAACCGGATCCTTCTTTATAACGTGTTGTTAAGAAGTTATGCGGAAACCAATGTGGATGAGCTGAGAAGATTACAAGCTGCACTCAACGGTGCTAATGAGGAGTTTCTCTTGTCAACTTTTGTAGATAGAGGTATTGTATTGGAGAATCATATTAATGAGTATGCATTGTTCAAGTATATTTCGAATAAAATCAAGTATGACCGCTCTGTTTTATCAATAACAGATGTCATAACATTGAACTGTAATTTAAACTGCATTTATTGTATGCAGCAAGGTATCAAACCACATAATAAAGAAAGAAATGGTTCACTTTCTCCTCAAGATAGAGTAAATTTATGGCTAGCCTTGATGGATCTGTTTGACACGAAGACCATTGCTGTGACATTTTTTGGTGGAGAGCCTTCTCTCTATCCTGAAAAGTTGAGTGAAATTATTAGAATTGCTGAAAAAGAGCAAGTGCCGATCAAGCAGTACAATATAATAACAAATGGTGTGAGTTTTTCTAATCATATGTTTGAAGTACTAAGTAATTCCAAATTCAGGTTTATTCAAATAACCATAGATGGGCCAAAAAACATTCATGATAAAAGAAGGATCTCGCAAAACTACGACGGGACTTGGGAAGTAATAATAGATAACATAAACAAATTACTTAATAAAACAAATTTAACAATAGTTATCCATACTGTTTTAGACAGAATGAATTCAGAGGAAAAATACGGTATGATGATAGATGAGCTCATAGACATCTTCGGTAAAAATACGATAAAAGAGAGATTTTTGTTCAACATTGGATTACTAAGTCATCCAAATAGTTCTTGTGCCTATACGATCGAGAATATACCTGATATTGCAGAGTATGCAAATATTTATGTAAATACTATAAAAGTTGCTCTAGAACGGGACATTTTCCTATTGGATTTTCTCAACATCTGGCCATGTACCTACCATAAGGAAACAGATCTAGTTGTTGCTCCTAACGGAGATTTGTACAATTGTATTTCGGGAGTGGGAAGAGAGGAGTTTAGGATATGTTCCTACAGTGAATTTCTTAATTCTCCAATAGACTTTTTGAGGCGTTACTCTCAATTCATGGAAAACGATAATACTGACAACGAGTGTAAGGACTGTATCTATTTACCTATATGTAATGGTGGCTGTAGGTTTAACGCCTATATTTTGAAAACAAAGAAAGATTGCTGGAAAGTTTTTCATCAAAATTCTTATCCAGAACTTTTGAGATTATTTTCAAAGTTCCGTGAAAGGGTGAAGTTGGTATGA
- a CDS encoding ABC transporter permease: MRKILHLVLKEMKIRLKYRFVWVNMALTPFFIIGPYVFSSRIADVNSLAENVLIGALLWYWLNQYFFGVGDGFTEEREEGALISVVLAPISLLAFLFSKAADTFLMNLYITFFTLLFFYLSGIKLEIHLYFLLLLAVSGVYITFFSIFFAALSLWKKRIRSINSTAQFFFGVLSGMVNPVENFPSYVRLISYMIPLTYLISIGRSIIKNGNMSGFVPQLLILTGLSFAYLILGVWLLKKAENEIRKKGEWESW; encoded by the coding sequence ATGAGGAAGATACTCCATCTGGTTCTGAAGGAGATGAAGATAAGGCTTAAATACAGGTTCGTGTGGGTGAACATGGCTCTGACACCATTTTTCATCATAGGACCTTATGTGTTTTCTTCCAGAATCGCTGATGTGAACTCGCTTGCAGAGAACGTGTTGATAGGAGCCCTGCTCTGGTACTGGCTGAACCAGTACTTCTTTGGGGTGGGAGACGGATTCACAGAAGAAAGAGAAGAAGGTGCCCTCATCTCCGTGGTACTTGCTCCAATCAGTCTTTTGGCTTTTTTGTTCTCAAAAGCCGCTGACACATTCTTAATGAACCTGTACATAACATTCTTCACATTGCTTTTCTTCTACCTTTCCGGTATAAAGCTTGAGATCCATCTTTACTTTCTTCTTTTGCTGGCGGTGAGCGGTGTTTACATAACATTCTTTTCGATATTTTTCGCAGCGTTGTCGTTGTGGAAGAAGAGAATCAGAAGCATAAATTCCACTGCCCAATTCTTTTTTGGCGTCCTCTCAGGGATGGTCAATCCTGTTGAGAATTTCCCTTCTTACGTTCGACTCATCTCGTACATGATACCGCTCACCTACCTCATCTCCATAGGAAGAAGCATAATAAAAAACGGAAACATGAGTGGCTTTGTTCCCCAACTCCTGATACTGACAGGTTTGAGTTTTGCCTATCTGATCCTCGGAGTATGGTTGCTTAAAAAGGCAGAAAACGAGATTCGAAAAAAAGGAGAATGGGAATCATGGTGA
- a CDS encoding type II toxin-antitoxin system HicB family antitoxin, translating to METQKEIVFIAVESEDGGYIEKTERYSIFTQGDTWEELLEMIKDAVKCHFDEGAPKYVHARFVKDVTIAV from the coding sequence ATGGAGACGCAAAAGGAGATAGTCTTCATCGCCGTGGAATCGGAGGACGGAGGATACATCGAAAAAACTGAGAGGTATTCGATATTCACGCAGGGAGATACCTGGGAAGAGCTCCTTGAGATGATAAAAGATGCGGTCAAATGCCATTTCGATGAGGGTGCTCCTAAGTACGTACATGCTCGCTTTGTGAAGGATGTGACGATTGCGGTATGA
- a CDS encoding type II toxin-antitoxin system HicA family toxin, producing MSYLPIVDPKTMEKVLLKLGFQRVRQKGSHVFYRHSNGKYTTIPFHAKETCPSHLIRKIIREAGISVEEFKKVLENL from the coding sequence TTGAGTTATCTTCCAATAGTTGATCCAAAAACTATGGAAAAGGTTTTACTGAAACTTGGATTTCAACGTGTTCGCCAAAAAGGAAGTCATGTGTTCTACAGGCACAGCAATGGAAAGTATACGACCATCCCATTTCATGCAAAAGAGACTTGCCCAAGTCACTTAATAAGAAAAATCATCCGTGAAGCGGGTATATCAGTGGAGGAATTCAAGAAAGTACTTGAGAATCTGTGA
- a CDS encoding type II toxin-antitoxin system HicB family antitoxin translates to MRKIFTAIIEYDPEKKQYVGMVPDVPGVHTVGSSLEEVRRNLKEVLELVLEEAGDEINLQEFVALEMIEVET, encoded by the coding sequence GTGCGTAAAATTTTCACAGCTATCATTGAATACGATCCTGAAAAAAAGCAATATGTTGGAATGGTTCCAGATGTTCCAGGTGTACATACTGTAGGTAGTTCCTTAGAAGAAGTGAGAAGGAATTTAAAAGAGGTGCTTGAACTCGTATTGGAGGAAGCAGGAGATGAAATAAATCTCCAGGAATTCGTGGCTCTTGAGATGATAGAGGTGGAAACTTGA
- a CDS encoding ABC transporter permease codes for MVRSLYLAKASFLSAKRYRIDWYGAFLTPLLTIMPVVLLYYFGTESGLVRFFYGATNTKNIIGYLLLGAAYWNYVEVLWGSVFALRYYMRIGQLEELFIMPVSSIGYILSWSVFGLVKVTVESVPIIVLAVLLNLMTFNLVEFALAAGVVILSIIASFGLVFLFFGITLRFKEGDELVSLLGNAAPLIGGMFFPVNVLPKVLEYLAYAFPFTWGLDLTRYFLMKTNTLLDLKKEFIILIVLSLLYLAFGTISFKVLQTKGRKNGLQGF; via the coding sequence ATGGTGAGAAGTCTGTATCTTGCAAAAGCCAGTTTCCTGAGTGCGAAAAGATACAGAATAGACTGGTATGGAGCTTTCCTCACACCCCTTCTGACGATAATGCCCGTTGTCCTGCTCTATTACTTTGGCACAGAATCAGGCCTTGTACGGTTTTTCTACGGTGCGACGAACACGAAGAACATCATCGGATACCTCCTGCTAGGGGCAGCTTACTGGAACTACGTTGAGGTACTCTGGGGATCTGTCTTTGCTTTGAGGTACTACATGAGAATAGGACAGCTGGAAGAACTGTTCATCATGCCCGTGAGTTCCATAGGGTACATCCTCTCGTGGTCGGTTTTTGGTCTTGTGAAAGTTACCGTGGAGTCTGTTCCGATAATCGTCCTGGCAGTGCTGCTGAATCTGATGACCTTCAACCTGGTTGAGTTTGCCCTTGCAGCGGGTGTTGTTATTCTTTCCATAATCGCTTCTTTCGGTCTTGTCTTTCTGTTTTTTGGCATCACGTTGAGATTCAAAGAAGGGGACGAACTGGTGAGTTTGCTTGGTAATGCCGCTCCTCTGATTGGTGGTATGTTTTTTCCTGTGAATGTTCTTCCAAAAGTGCTGGAATATCTTGCATATGCTTTTCCATTTACGTGGGGGTTGGACCTCACACGCTATTTTCTCATGAAAACAAACACATTGCTTGACTTGAAAAAAGAATTCATCATCTTGATTGTTTTATCTTTACTGTACTTAGCTTTTGGCACCATTTCTTTTAAGGTACTTCAAACCAAAGGAAGGAAAAATGGGTTGCAGGGTTTTTGA
- a CDS encoding type II toxin-antitoxin system HicA family toxin, producing the protein MRYETTEGCICGSFDKLEDLEYEVVRQRGSHVRLSYRGKHFITVPVHKM; encoded by the coding sequence TTGCGGTATGAAACTACCGAGGGATGTATCTGCGGATCGTTTGATAAGTTAGAAGATCTAGAATATGAGGTTGTCAGACAACGAGGGAGTCACGTACGTCTCTCCTATAGAGGAAAACACTTCATAACCGTACCGGTTCACAAGATGTAG